A window of the Synechococcales cyanobacterium T60_A2020_003 genome harbors these coding sequences:
- a CDS encoding META domain-containing protein produces the protein MMNRNRALMMLVLGLSVAGAVSLPKVAAAQERPPYNCRTREVWTPEKEQWCAEHGRQPSTSIENLVGTDWQLTRLNGSPVSDQVQTTLMVESSDRIVGSGGCNRYFAPITVDGNALTVGQAGSTMMACEPLIMDQETQFLASLQTATRFVQRGRTLRIFSDGQRRPLRFVQTSSSSQIPPSNTAPGLMINDLIGTEWQLDELNGSPVSADIQTTLTVESSDRIVGKGGCNGYFAGMTVDGNTLSLSPIGATMAMCEPAVMNQESQFFLVLQSATRFEKEGDSLLIYSDASDYPLRFSPIGSTASTPSDLIASLVGTEWL, from the coding sequence ATGATGAATCGAAATCGGGCGTTGATGATGCTGGTATTAGGACTGAGCGTAGCGGGAGCAGTGAGTTTGCCCAAGGTGGCCGCTGCTCAGGAGCGACCTCCCTACAATTGCCGGACACGGGAAGTGTGGACGCCAGAGAAAGAACAGTGGTGTGCTGAGCATGGTAGACAGCCCTCGACCTCAATCGAAAATCTAGTAGGGACAGATTGGCAATTGACTCGTCTAAATGGCAGTCCGGTTTCCGATCAGGTGCAAACGACATTGATGGTTGAATCGAGCGATCGCATTGTCGGAAGTGGCGGCTGCAATCGTTACTTTGCGCCCATTACCGTTGATGGCAACGCCCTCACGGTAGGACAAGCCGGGTCAACAATGATGGCCTGCGAACCATTGATTATGGATCAGGAAACCCAGTTTTTGGCATCTCTCCAAACCGCAACTCGGTTCGTTCAGCGAGGCCGCACGCTCCGCATCTTCAGCGATGGACAGAGAAGACCCCTGCGGTTTGTGCAAACCTCCTCCAGCAGTCAAATTCCCCCTAGCAATACAGCTCCAGGTCTCATGATCAACGACTTAATCGGCACGGAATGGCAACTCGACGAATTAAACGGTAGCCCTGTTTCTGCAGATATTCAAACGACGTTAACCGTTGAATCGAGCGATCGCATTGTCGGTAAAGGGGGCTGTAACGGCTACTTTGCAGGCATGACCGTAGACGGCAACACCCTCAGCCTCAGTCCTATTGGGGCAACGATGGCGATGTGTGAACCTGCGGTGATGAATCAGGAATCCCAGTTCTTTTTAGTGCTTCAGTCTGCAACGCGATTTGAAAAAGAGGGAGACTCGTTGTTGATTTACAGCGATGCCTCGGATTATCCCCTCCGCTTTTCTCCCATCGGATCGACGGCATCAACGCCCAGTGACCTCATCGCGTCTTTGGTGGGTACAGAGTGGCTGTT
- a CDS encoding DEAD/DEAH box helicase — translation MCCRIGKIAERSPVVNLDEKPILKAPILRPYQLELIRDLYLKIQQGHRRIAIIAGTGAGKTVIGGRICADIESRGCRLMFLVHLDVLVGQTYEKMRSFGLHCGFIKAGWKEDPNAPIQIASVQTMAKRDWWQTWHADVVFYDEAHTTVFSQVGQQVIYETHPKAIHLAMTATPYRLGKDQLGDHMDTLVYSPVPSELQKMGFLSTMKYFGMPKGTQVNLDGVRTVAGDYDERDLKNACDRPELIERIIEEWKRLTPGKRTIAFCVDIEHARHVSEGFTAAGIPSAVVEGGTPIKERQKLYAQLKTGEILVLTSCNVISIGFDEPSVEVGLLLRPTQSRALHHQQIGRVMRISPATGKQFGIILDQAGNLQRLGFPEDIKSYTLPTQKESNPSASTPAKQCPQCNRLIWSFLLQCPGCGHTWESETEVLTDNLVELLSKEQLRQLLAQKMVHFLRQQRPKDYRDGASSNWTKRKFYDRFGCQPDSAWFRGLIFGQSPTLEQKIEYRDHLMAIARKQGKPITWVIEEFQMEFGKEGWQSVFKM, via the coding sequence ATGTGTTGTAGGATTGGAAAAATTGCGGAGCGATCGCCCGTGGTCAACCTTGATGAAAAACCGATCCTCAAAGCACCGATCCTGCGCCCCTACCAGCTTGAGTTAATTCGGGATCTCTACCTCAAAATTCAGCAGGGACATCGCCGCATTGCCATCATTGCTGGGACAGGTGCGGGAAAGACCGTGATTGGAGGTCGCATCTGTGCCGATATAGAGTCGCGCGGCTGTCGGCTCATGTTTCTCGTCCATCTTGATGTCCTGGTGGGGCAGACCTACGAAAAGATGCGCTCCTTTGGGCTGCACTGCGGATTTATTAAAGCCGGATGGAAAGAAGACCCCAATGCCCCCATCCAGATTGCTAGTGTGCAAACGATGGCAAAGCGCGACTGGTGGCAAACCTGGCACGCGGATGTGGTGTTTTACGACGAAGCCCATACGACGGTGTTCAGTCAGGTCGGGCAACAGGTGATCTACGAAACCCATCCCAAGGCGATCCATTTGGCGATGACCGCTACTCCCTACCGTCTGGGCAAAGATCAGTTGGGCGATCACATGGATACCCTGGTGTACTCCCCGGTGCCGTCGGAGTTACAGAAAATGGGTTTCCTCTCCACGATGAAGTATTTTGGGATGCCCAAGGGAACCCAGGTCAATTTGGATGGAGTGCGGACGGTTGCTGGAGATTACGACGAACGAGACTTGAAAAATGCGTGCGATCGCCCCGAATTGATTGAACGCATTATCGAAGAATGGAAACGACTGACCCCCGGAAAACGCACGATCGCCTTTTGCGTAGATATTGAACATGCGCGGCACGTCTCTGAGGGATTTACAGCCGCAGGAATTCCGTCCGCCGTTGTCGAAGGGGGGACGCCGATCAAGGAGCGCCAAAAACTCTATGCTCAGTTAAAAACAGGCGAGATCTTGGTATTGACCTCGTGCAATGTGATTAGCATTGGTTTTGACGAACCGAGCGTAGAGGTGGGTCTATTACTCCGTCCGACTCAATCCAGAGCGCTCCACCACCAGCAGATCGGACGGGTGATGCGGATCTCTCCGGCAACCGGGAAACAGTTTGGCATTATTCTCGATCAGGCCGGAAATCTGCAACGACTCGGTTTCCCGGAAGATATCAAGTCCTACACCTTGCCCACCCAAAAAGAGTCCAATCCGAGTGCGTCTACTCCGGCAAAGCAATGTCCCCAGTGCAACCGTCTGATATGGTCATTTCTGCTGCAATGTCCGGGCTGTGGTCATACTTGGGAATCGGAAACCGAGGTTCTTACGGATAACTTAGTGGAGTTGTTGAGCAAAGAACAATTGCGCCAACTCCTGGCTCAAAAGATGGTGCATTTCTTGCGCCAACAACGTCCCAAAGATTACCGCGATGGAGCCTCATCTAACTGGACAAAACGCAAGTTCTACGATCGCTTTGGTTGTCAGCCGGATTCCGCATGGTTTAGAGGATTAATCTTTGGACAGTCTCCGACGTTGGAGCAGAAAATAGAGTATCGAGATCACCTGATGGCGATCGCCCGCAAACAGGGTAAACCGATTACTTGGGTAATTGAAGAATTTCAAATGGAGTTCGGGAAAGAGGGGTGGCAATCCGTATTTAAGATGTAG